From Topomyia yanbarensis strain Yona2022 chromosome 1, ASM3024719v1, whole genome shotgun sequence, one genomic window encodes:
- the LOC131684022 gene encoding sorting nexin-25 — protein sequence MRIIYWIGVVGTVIVAVSLYWPPFFYIFLFLLYSLILIGLAIFGTIYVHYKLTNKESTHHTRDLPSNVLYNATKSQLFDPPSPPRTANSLPIIFGRTVDGLLQQIIANAMRDVVSPALAEIVANPRRIVDLLREDIWLGIEKLHERASRVDAPKMIAVDFVIKATIHLEKIRIAQARAAELGTDPVFGTSSYLTTTEKELEFLKKICEILTIFLLPRGYSLSPIKDLLSEVISYKVLYPMIKLITSPDFINQQIVECIETKLVAAAIHKRSYAYAANFEEFLKIITGSQTTEELHSIRSSIVSDIMQATTMQNLQRTRGLDSDFFIGKANISGNNSGDSDSGPSRAEITASLKLKKYIQQLSFAKSQCEKSLAKLGWNGNVSNDVDLSILDILSTVAGRRHFTIFLEPLKASSLVGFYTTVEELKHTSKAAWHQLGAEIFYTYIRCPNAEIPVDKATRKKMESFLVGDGGPEVFYDIQRECLVTMEDKYYHPFLLSEEYTKLKNSLTQDDIKEITLNTYISSSTESQDETASNASSSGDVDPVILDLSNHSTYARNKLEQLDEKLSNKNQALEALKQSLKPDSKLLTILEKEIDWLKGEKRQLESHLLRTEVWGEYLGKWRAIVESVDFSDDKEPQPQFMIVVQVDEVNDCGKEDVSTAMDAADSISTGWVVVRSLAQFHELHRKLRPMCSDLKALDLPSNNAFKLFLLKNDKTLLEKAKQQIQKYLNFILEDDHLNQSEALYEFLSPSSERLKQSTLPSPSKKQSKFSLATLFKANSEKMDQFWGSHFKLNTVDFPDDDQVSMYLEGSTGDNGTSKAPTDPDAKDSIAEPLYALLGEIFDMGGVFKWLRRSLISFVQITYGQTINRQIRESINWLFEEPMLHTYASTVLKALWPGGVLTIKTIDRTEDQEEMTMNAAKSLLLDNIPDLLCNLIGAQNARAGIMKLFDNAQNPAYNKQLFYDLLEILMLELFPEIRQLKVPPSVAAVAVVGGSSSSANSTPTHAGHAGTAGLVHSTPTRIISRT from the exons ATGAGAATAATCTACTGGATTGGAGTTGTTGGAACTGTGATCGTTGCCGTTTCCCTGTACTGGCCACCGTTTTTCTACATTTTTCTGTTTCTGCTGTACTCGCTGATACTGATTGGTTTGG CCATCTTCGGCACCATCTACGTTCACTACAAGCTCACAAACAAGGAGAGTACCCACCACACCCGAGACCTGCCCTCGAACGTCCTGTACAATGCCACCAAATCTCAACTGTTCGACCCACCGTCCCCTCCGAGAACCGCCAACAGTCTGCCGATCATCTTTGGCCGTACGGTTGATGGTCTTTTGCAgcaaattattgctaatgccaTGCGAGACGTGGTTAGTCCAGCGCTGGCTGAAATTGTCGCCAATCCGCGACGAATCGTGGATCTACTGCGGGAGGATATCTGGCTTGGAATCGAAAAGTTACACGAACGAGCTTCCCGTGTTGATGCTCCCAAAATGATAGCTGTTGATTTTGTGATAAAAGCGACCATCCATCTGGAGAAGATTCGAATAGCTCAAGCAAGGGCGGCGGAACTTGGCACCGATCCCGTTTTTGGGACGTCATCTTACTTGACGACGACTGAGAAGGAGCTGgagtttttaaagaaaatttgtgaaattttaactATATTTTTGCTACCCCGGGGCTATTCGCTATCACCGATCAAGGATCTGCTGTCGGAAGTAATCTCTTACAAGGTACTTTATCCGATGATTAAACTTATTACCTCGCCGGATTTTATAAATCAACAAATTGTTGAGTGCATCGAAACGAAGCTGGTGGCGGCGGCGATTCACAAGCGTAGCTACGCGTACGCTGCAAATTTTGAAGAGTTTTTGAAGATCATCACTGGAAGTCAGACAACAGAGGAGCTTCACTCGATTAGGAGCAGTATTGTGAGCGACATTATGCAGGCGACTACGATGCAGAACTTGCAGCGGACTAGGGGTCTGGATAGTGATTTTTTCATCGGGAAAGCTAACATCAGCGG GAATAATTCTGGCGATTCGGATAGTGGCCCTAGTCGAGCAGAGATCACTGCTTCGTTGAAGCTTAAAAAATACATTCAGCAGTTGTCGTTTGCCAAAAGTCAATGCGAGAAAAGTTTAGCCAAGCTCGGCTGGAACGGAAATGTCAGCAATGACGTAGATCTGTCTATCTTGGACATTCTATCGACCGTTGCTGGTAGACGGCACTTCACGATCTTTTTAGAACCGCTGAAGGCATCATCTCTGGTAGGATTTTACACCACCGTTGAAGAACTGAAGCATACGTCAAAGGCTGCCTGGCATCAGCTAGGAGCTGAGATATTCTATACCTACATCCGGTGTCCGAACGCGGAGATTCCCGTAGATAAAGCTACCCGTAAGAAAATGGAATCATTTTTGGTCGGTGACGGCGGGCCTGAGGTATTCTATGACATACAGCGCGAGTGTTTGGTGACCATGGAGGACAAGTACTACCATCCGTTTCTACTGAGTGAAGAATACACCAAGCTAAAAAATTCTTTGACACAGGACGACATCAAAGAGATAACCCTGAACACATACATCTCATCCAGCACCGAGAGTCAGGATGAGACCGCTTCCAATGCGTCATCCAGTGGAGATGTAGATCCGGTAATTCTCGATCTGAGCAACCATTCCACCTATGCACGAAATAAGCTAGAACAGTTGGACGAAAAATTATCTAATAAGAACCAGGCTCTGGAAGCGCTGAAACAATCGCTGAAACCGGACTCGAAACTGCTAACGATACTGGAGAAAGAGATCGACTGGTTGAAGGGAGAGAAACGTCAACTCGAATCGCACTTACTAAGGACTGAGGTGTGGGGTGAATATCTGGGAAAATGGCGAGCGATCGTGGAAAGCGTTGATTTCTCCGATGATAAGGAACCACAACCGCAGTTCATGATCGTCGTTCAGGTGGATGAAGTGAATGACTGCGGCAAGGAGGACGTTTCGACTGCGATGGATGCTGCTGACAGTATTTCAACCGGTTGGGTTGTTGTCCGATCCTTGGCACAATTTCACGAACTTCACCGAAAACTGCGGCCTATGTGTTCCGATCTGAAAGCCTTAGATCTTCCCTCGAACAATGCTTTCAAGCTGTTCCTGTTGAAAAACGACAAAACCTTGCTGGAGAAAGCCAAACAACAGATTCAAAAGTATCTCAATTTTATTCTTGAAGATGATCATTTGAATCAGAGTGAAGCCCTGTACGAATTCCTAAGTCCGAGTTCGGAACGGCTTAAGCAGAGTACGTTGCCGTCACCTTCCAAGAAGCAGTCCAAGTTTTCATTGGCCACCCTGTTTAAGGCCAACAGTGAAAAAATGGATCAATTTTGGGGATCGCATTTTAAGCTGAACACGGTGGATTTCCCGGATGATGATCAA GTCTCCATGTATCTCGAGGGATCAACCGGGGACAACGGAACTTCCAAAGCCCCAACCGACCCGGACGCGAAAGACTCAATAGCAGAACCCCTGTACGCCCTGCTCGGGGAAATCTTCGACATGGGAGGTGTGTTCAAATGGCTGAGGCGCAGTCTAATCTCCTTCGTTCAGATCACCTACGGTCAAACGATCAATCGACAAATCCGGGAATCGATCAACTGGCTGTTTGAGGAACCGATGCTTCACACGTACGCCTCGACCGTACTGAAAGCTCTCTGGCCTGGAGGAGTTCTAACGATCAAAACCATCGATCGAACCGAAGACCAGGAGGAAATGACAATGAACGCCGCTAAATCGCTACTGCTGGACAACATTCCCGATCTGCTGTGTAATCTGATTGGCGCCCAGAATGCACGGGCCGGTATTATGAAACTGTTCGACAACGCCCAGAATCCCGCCTACAACAAGCAACTGTTCTACGATCTGTTGGAGATTCTGATGCTGGAACTGTTCCCGGAGATCCGTCAGCTGAAGGTCCCCCCGAGTGTGGCAGCGGTTGCCGTCGTGGGAGGATCGAGCTCATCGGCTAATTCGACACCTACGCATGCGGGACATGCCGGTACAGCGGGACTGGTACATTCGACACCCACTCGAATCATATCAAGGACCTAA